Proteins from a genomic interval of Microbacterium esteraromaticum:
- a CDS encoding acyl-CoA thioesterase, translating to MTADEPARRSVDALLSVLDLTSSGARTTEDIFTGSSQPMPTGRVYGGQVLAQSLIATERTLPEERAVHSMHGYFLRPGDATQGITFSVDRIHDGRSFSTRRAQAFQGGLPIFSMIASFQDAGPGIEHAEPMPTGIPAPEYVESSDAILDAGALLGVRPVDIRHVEGPIYQQAAQAHVAQQAVWVRMRAPLPDDPRVHRAALAYLSDLTIQESILRRHGVSWNLKGLKVASLDHAMWWHRPGRADDWLLYVQSSPNARGGRGLAQGRIYSRDGVLVATVAQEIMVRVPQGD from the coding sequence ATGACCGCCGACGAGCCCGCCCGCAGATCCGTCGACGCGCTGTTGTCGGTGCTCGACCTGACCTCGTCCGGTGCCCGCACCACGGAAGACATCTTCACCGGCAGCTCGCAGCCGATGCCGACCGGTCGCGTGTATGGCGGTCAGGTGCTGGCACAATCACTCATCGCGACTGAACGGACGCTCCCCGAGGAGCGCGCGGTCCACTCGATGCACGGCTACTTCCTGCGCCCCGGCGACGCCACCCAGGGCATCACGTTCTCGGTCGATCGCATTCACGACGGCCGCTCATTCTCGACACGGCGGGCGCAGGCGTTCCAGGGCGGTCTGCCGATCTTCTCGATGATCGCCTCGTTCCAGGACGCCGGTCCCGGCATCGAGCACGCCGAGCCCATGCCCACCGGCATCCCGGCACCCGAGTACGTCGAGTCGAGCGATGCCATCCTCGACGCCGGCGCACTGCTCGGAGTGCGCCCCGTCGACATCCGGCATGTCGAGGGCCCCATCTACCAGCAGGCGGCGCAGGCGCACGTGGCGCAGCAGGCGGTCTGGGTGCGTATGCGCGCGCCGCTGCCCGATGACCCACGTGTGCACCGGGCAGCGCTCGCCTACCTCAGCGACTTGACGATCCAGGAGTCGATCCTGCGGCGTCATGGCGTCAGCTGGAATCTGAAGGGGCTGAAGGTCGCGAGCCTCGACCACGCAATGTGGTGGCACCGCCCCGGCCGAGCCGACGATTGGCTGCTCTACGTGCAGTCATCCCCCAACGCGCGCGGCGGACGCGGACTCGCCCAGGGACGCATCTACAGCCGTGACGGCGTACTGGTGGCGACGGTCGCGCAAGAGATCATGGTGCGGGTGCCGCAGGGCGACTGA
- a CDS encoding acyl-CoA thioesterase codes for MRLHIPIHLRWGDLDAFNHVNNTSMLKLLEEARVRAFWQPEPGEQAPDTAVLSTGVDQGVLTLIARQEIEYLAPVPYQRRPLDVEMWFGKLGGSSLQVCYDVFSHAESDERVLYARSTAVIVLVDAITGRPVRLSPEMRAAWEPYVGEPIAYQHR; via the coding sequence ATGCGCCTGCACATTCCCATCCACCTGCGGTGGGGAGATCTCGACGCGTTCAACCACGTCAACAACACCTCCATGCTCAAGCTGCTCGAAGAGGCGCGCGTGCGCGCCTTCTGGCAGCCCGAGCCGGGGGAGCAGGCCCCCGACACGGCCGTACTCTCCACCGGGGTCGATCAGGGTGTGCTCACCCTGATCGCCCGGCAGGAGATCGAGTATCTCGCGCCGGTGCCGTACCAGCGGCGTCCGTTGGATGTCGAGATGTGGTTCGGCAAGCTCGGCGGGTCGAGCCTGCAGGTCTGCTATGACGTGTTCAGTCACGCCGAGAGCGACGAGCGCGTGCTGTACGCCCGGTCGACTGCGGTGATCGTGCTCGTGGATGCCATCACCGGCCGTCCGGTGCGGCTGAGTCCCGAGATGCGCGCCGCGTGGGAGCCGTACGTCGGCGAGCCCATCGCGTACCAGCACCGCTGA